GGACCTGGAGCTCTATGAGCACCGCAGCCGAATGATGGGGGAAATAGAAGAGCAAGGTGGCACGACCAACCAGAGAGAGACACGCGAGAGACATGACCATCAAACACGCGAGCCTGAAGACGATGGAAGGAGACAACGTGAGTCAGTGAGGTATGAAAAGACACGAGagacagcagaggcagaagcagaagcCGACGTGGAGATCCAGCGTGTGTCCCGGGAACTGGAGCCACGTGAGGACTTGGAAAGGAGGGACCGTCCACGTGAGCGCAATGAACCAGAGGATGAGAGGAGGATTTGCcgaggaagagagagggaagagcccGTGCGCGACAGGAGGATCGATCGCCAACGGGAGCTGGACCTGGAGCTCTATGAGCGACGCACCCACCTGACACgggaaacagaagagcaaggTGCCACGACCAACCCGAAAGAGACACGCGAGAGACGTGACCGTCAAACACGCCAGCCCAAAGACGATGGAAGGAGACAACGTGCGTTGGTGAGGTACGAAAAGACACGAGAGACAGCAGAGGTAGAAGCAGAAGCCGACGTGGAGATCCAGCGTGTGTCCCGGGAACTGGAGCCACGTGAGGACGTGGAAAGGAGGGACCGTCCCCGTGAGCGCAATGAACCAGAGGATGAGAGGAGGATTTGCcgaggaagagagagggaagagcccGTGCGCGACAGGAGGATCGATCGCCAACGGGAGCTGGACCTGGAGCTCTATGAGCGACGCAGCCACCTGACACgggaaacagaagagcaaggTGCCACGACCAACCAGAAAGAGACACGCGAGAGACGTGACCGTCAAACACGCCAGCCCAAAGACAATGGAAGGAGACAACGTGCGTCGGTGAGGTACGAAAAGACACGAGagacagcagaggcagaagcagaagcCGACGTGGAGATCCAGCGTGTGTCCCGGGAACTGGAGCCACGTGAGGACTTGGAAAGGAGGGACCTTCCCCGTGAGCGCAATGAACCAGAGGATGAGAGGAGGATTTGCCgagcaggagagaaggaagagccCGTGTGCGACAGGAGGATCGATCGCCAACGAGAGCTGGACCTGGAGCTCTATGAGCGACGCACCCACCTGACACgggaaacagaagagcaaggTGCCACGACCAACCAGAAAGAGACACGCGAGAGACGTGACCGTCAAACACGCCAGCCCGAAGACGATGGAAGGAGGCAACGTGCGTCGGTGAGGTACGAAATGACACGGGagacagcagaggcagaagcagaagcCAACGTGGAGATCCAGCGCGTGTCCCGGGAACTGGAGCCACGTGAGGACTTGGAAAGGAGGGACCTTCCCCGTGAGCGCAATGAACCAGAGGATGAGAGGAGGATTTGCcgaggaagagagagggaagagcccGTGCGCGACAGGAGGATCGATCGCCAACGGGAGCTGGACCTGGAGCTCTATGAGCGACGCACCCACCTGACACgggaaacagaagagcaaggTGCCACGACCAACCCGAAAGAGACACGCGAGAGACGTGACCGTCAAACACGCGAGCCTGAAGACGATGGAAGGAGACAACGTGAGTCGGTGAGGTACGAAAGGATACGCGAGACCGCAGAGGTAGAAGCAGAAGCCGACGTGGAGATCCAGCGTGTGTCCCGGGAACTGGAGCCACATGAGGATGTGGAAAGGAGGGACCGTCCCCGTGAGCGCAATGAACCAGAGGATGAGAGGAGGATTTGCcgaggaagagagagggaagagcccGTGCGCGACAGGAGGATCGATCGCCAACGGGAGCTGGACCTGGAGCTCTATAAGCGACGCAGCCACCTGACACgggaaacagaagagcaaggTGCCACAACCAACCAGAAAGAGACACGCGAGAGACGTGACCGTCAAACACGCGAGCCTGAAGACGATGGAAGGAGACAACGTGAGTCGGTGAGGTACGAAAGGATACGCGAGACCGCAGAGGTAGAAGCAGAAGCCGACGTGGAGATCCAGCGCGTGTCACGGGAACTGGAGTCACGTGAGGACTTGGAAAGGAGGGACCGCCCCCATGAACGCAATGAACTAGAGGATGAGAGGAGGATTTGCcgaggaagagagagggaagagcccGTGCGCGACAGGAGAATCGATCGCCAACGGGAGCTGGACCTGGAGCTCTATGAGCGACGCAGCCGAATGATGGGGGAAATAGAAGAGCAAGGTGGCACGACCAACCAGAGAGAGACACGCGAGAGACGTGACCGTCAAACACGCCAGCCCAAAGACGATGGAAGGAGGCAACGTGCGTCGGTGAGGTACGAAATGACACGGGagacagcagaggcagaagcagaagcCAACATGGAGATCCAGCGCGTGTCCCGGGAACTGGAGCCACGTGAGGACTTGGAAAGGAGGGACCTTCCCCGTGAGCGCAATGAACCAGAGGATGAGAGGAGGATTTGCcgaggaagagagagggaagagcccGTGCGCGACAGGAGGATCGATCGCCAACGGGAGCTGGACCTGGAGCTCTATGAGCGACGCACCCACCTGACACgggaaacagaagagcaaggTGCCACAACCAACCAGAAAGAGACACGCGAGAGACGTGACCGTCAAACACGCGAGCCTGAAGACGATGGAAGGAGACAACGTGAGTCGGTGAGGTACGAAAGGATACGCGAGACCGCAGAGGTAGAAGCAGAAGCCGACGTGGAGATCCAGCGCGTGTCACGGGAACTGGAGCCACGTGAGGACATGGAAAGGAGGGACCGTCCCCATGAACGCAATGAACTAGAGGATGAGAGGAGGATTTGCcgaggaagagagagggaagagcccGTGCGCGACAGGAGAATCGATCGCCAACGGGAGCTGGACCTGGAGCTCTATGAGCGACGCAGCCGAATGATGGGGGAAATAGAAGAGCAAGGTGGCACGACCAACCAGAGAGAGACACGCGAGAGACGTGACCGTCAAACACGTGAGCCCAAAGACGATGGAAGGAGACAACGTGCGTCGGTGAGGTACGAAATGACACGGGagacagcagaggcagaagcagaagcCAACGTGGAGATCCAGCGCGTGTCCCGGGAACTGGAGCCACGTGAGGACGTGGAAAGGAGGGACCTTCCCCGTGAGCGCAATGAACCAGAGGATGAGAGGAGGATTTGCcgaggaagagagagggaagagcccGTGCGTGACAGGAGGATCGATCGCCAACGGGAGCTGGACCTGGAGCTCTATGAGCGACGCAGCCACCTGACACgggaaacagaagagcaaggTGCCACGACCAACCCGAAAGAGACACGCGAGAGACGTGACCGTCAAACACGCCAGCCCAAAGACAATGGAAGGAGACAACGTGAGTCGGTGAGGTACGAAAGGACACGAGagacagcagtggcagcagcagaagccaaGGTGGAGATCCAGCGCGTGTCCCGGGAACTGGAGCCACGTGAGGACGTGGAAAGGAGGGACCTTCCCCGTGAGCGCAATGAACCAGAGGATGAGAAGAGGATTTGCcgaggaagagagagggaacaGCCCGTGCGTGACAGGAGGATCGATCGCCAACGGGAGCTGGACCTGGAGCTCTATGAGCGACGCAGCCACCTGACACgggaaacagaagagcaaggTGCCACGACCAACCAGAGAGACACACTTGAGAGACGTGACCGTCAAACACGCCAGCCCAAAGACAATGGAAGGAGACAACGTGAGTCGGTGAGGTACGAAAGGACACGAGAGACAGCAGAGGTAGAGGCAGAAGCCGACGTGGAGATCCAGCGCGTGTCCCGGGAACTGGAGCCACGTGAGGATGTGGAAAGGAGGGACCTTCCCCGTGAGCGCAATGAACCAGAGGATGAGAGGAGGATTTGCcgaggaagagagagggaaaagcccGTGCGCGACAGGAGGATCGATCGCCAACAGGAGCTGGACCTGGATGTCTATGATCGCCGCAGCTGCCTGATGCGGGAAATGGAAGAGCAAGGTGTTATGGGATCCCGCAGAGATACACGCAAGAGAAGCAGCCTCCATCTACTCGAAGAAGAACAAGAGAGAGAGATTCTGCAACACTATCAGGCAAACAAATTACTATGTGAGCCTTCTGAGTGCACTGCCTCTGAGTCTTCAGAAGGCCAAGAATGGCAGAACCACAGGCTTTTACATGAGGAAGAAGGACATGAGCCAAATGGGTGCCCTACGCATGAGGATGAAGAACAAAGGCGCAAGAGGAGCCTCTACCAAACCATAGAGGTGGATAACAGACACCTGTCTCCCCCAGGAGAGCAGCTATCTGTCACTGACATGAGGGTCTGTTATATCCCCGCTGAGCCTGATGTACGGCCAGAGGTGCAGGTTGCCCCTCAGCCCTGTGAGCCTCAGACCATTGCGTGCTTGATCCATGTGATTCAGAATTTGAATGATCCTGAAGCTACCACGTACGAGATTGTCTGTCACCAGCCCCACGACCTCGGGCAGCCCATCTACGTGAAGAAGTGCTACATGTCACCCCAGCTGCCAGCAGTCCCATGTGACAGGAGCAACCATCCAGAGCCACTACCTCAAAGGGATGAGCGAGAAACAGGGGAGCCCGAAACACCACAGCAAGGGAGCACACCAGCTTTTAGCTCCCAGGAAAACAGAGGGGATCTCAATGAGCCACAGGAGAGGTCTGAAACAGGGGTGAAAGAAGGGGCTCACCAGGCTTCTGCCTCTAAGCCAGATGGTGTTAAGGGTGACTCTTGTCAGGCAAAGCCCAAGGCGGAAAGGAGGGACAGCCAGCACCCCACGATGCCTGATGCAGAAGAGAAGGAGCATCAGCCCCAGGGAGATGGATCAAAACCTGCCAGGGAGCAGGTCCTGCAAGAGCCTGAATCCAGCTGCCAAGTGAGCAAGCATGAGGACAGGGAGGCCAAGAGCTGCCCATCTCTGCCCCAGGCTCCAGAGCCACAGGAAGCTTGTGAGCCAGGCCAGCGAGCCACCAAGGAGAGCCGTTCCCAGCCACCCTGGAGAGATGAAGCCAGTCACTGCCATGAGGATGCAGAGGTTTCCCTGCCAGAGAAGAGCCGCCAGCCACGGCAGGAGAACGGCAAGGGGAGCAGCCAGCAAGTGAGCAATGCCCAGCCTCAACAGGAGGAAGAACCACATCTTTGCAGCAAGCAGAGCCAGGGCCCCCCTAGCCCCCCAGTCTCAGAGGAGGCACCAAGCCGTCCTGCCAGGGATGAAGCCAAGGCATCTTAAGGGGAAGTCCTCTCCCTGGAGCTGGTGGGGCTTCTCCAAGTCTCTTTGAGGATCACTTCTGCTCTCTGCTTTCAGCTTAGGGTGTCACCGTGTGGTGGCATAGAAGTGTTCAACACAAAAGGGTTAATGGGGTGCTCTGAGAGGGTGTCAAGTGGGTTTGGGGACTTTCCATGTAACAAATCCTCAGCAAGTAGGTAGGCAGATAGTTAACCCGGGATCTGCAGCTTCTGTCTTCCTGCATTATGTCTATCCACCTTAATGCACTATTTATTCACTTTTCTGCTCTAATAGGATTCCTTGGGTCTCTCTGTCCTTTATGTCCCTGTCATCTCTTCTACCCTGTGGCATGACTGTTCTGCATCTCTCTGCACTCACATCTCCCTAGCCCCGTGACTGGCTCTCCTGTCAGCTGTCCCTGAAAATCCTTgaggctgggggaaaaaaaaaaacaaacaaaaaaccccacacttttGTAGACTCAATGCTTTTGGTTACACCTTTCTGCTCCCCTAACAGATGAGCAGAATCCCAGCTCCAGCCTCACAGAGGCTTTAAAGCAGCTGAGTTATGCTGTGGTTACTGCAGGGTAACGGTGGCGGGTGGGGtgtctctttcttcttcacacTGATGTATTGCATGAGAAACCAGAATAAATAGCTGATGACTGCACTGACTGCTGCCATCCTTCATCCTTGCATCTAATTTCTACAAGGGCCTCAGCCTGGTGGGAGGGTGTCCCAGTTCAGATCACACGTTCCTCCTAATCCCAGGCACTTAATCCAGACAGGGGCTGCTGAAAATCCCACCAAATCCCCCCTACTACATGTCTAGGAGCCCACATCCCTCTAAAACTCTGGCCCTTGCTACTGATCTGCATGATTTTGGGGGCTCCCAGCACAGCTCGCACATGCTGTGATCTGACACCCACATGGGGACACGCGGATGTGCCTGTGTGCTCCAGCTTTCATGGCAgatgtgcactacagggacaGCCAGCAGTGCAAAGCCACTGCTGGTTAGAAGCCATCCAGACACATTTTCCTGGCCACATGCATCCATCTGCCTTTTCCCCTGGGCTGCCCCGTACCTGGGACCACTCCTGGATCCTTGGGCAGGAGAGAGGCAGCAGCACGGCAAGGAAAATGCACCAGATCTCACGCATGGTGCATGAGGCTGGAGATGGAGACATCCATGACCCTCCCCGGAgaaaaccagattttattcttttctttcccttgagcAAGAGCGAACCAATTCCCTCAGCAGCAGATGGGGCTGCAATTCTgcaagaagagagagaagcGAGGACCACCCCAGCACCATCTGTGTCTTTCTCTTAAATGCAACCAGAGCCTGCTGGCTGGTAATGCGGCTGGCCAGGAGGAATAAGGGTATCTCAAGTCCACCGTAGCCTGATGCAGCCTCAGCAGGCAGCACCCAGGGCTTCTCACTCACCTAGCCATGGCCACCATCCTGTGATGTTTGGAACCTGGTGCCAGAGGGACTCGGAAGGGTCTGCCCCAGCCAGGGGCAGGCAGATGCACGGAGCGATGCTCTCGGCAATGCACATGACAGTCGCACATCTTGGTGACAAACACATGGCAGCACAGATGGTCTGTCTGCAAACAGGGCCAAAGCCTTGActgcaaacacacacagcagcagcagcagcagcaagaaacaGAAACCTCTTGAAATCCCCCACTGCAGCCAGGATGGGGCGGAGCCATGACCGGCTCCAGGATTTCCTCTTGCAAAGGGAGAAATAACACTTGTCCTTCTAACCAGCTCATATTTTATTGTAAAGGGATCACAAAGAGGAGTTTGCAAAATGCAGGTGGAAGTGCAAAATCTaaggagaagagcagcaggTTCCCTTCCCTCAGCTCCCAGGTTTGGAAAGTCCTTTTGATTTACATGGACTGAACTGCTTCCAGTTTGGGAGGAGttggatggggggggaggggagtaCTTTTTCCCCAATAcatgagaaaaaaggagaagtttGGGGGCAGGAAACTGGGGCAAGAAAGGAAGTACATTGGGGACAGCTGTCCCCCTGATTTATGGCTTCCCTTTCTCCTGCCCTACGCTGAGTCACAGCCTCCACCAGGATTTCCTGAAGAACCCATCCCTGGAAGCTGTCCCAGATCCCAGAGCACATCGTGGCTTCCCCACACTGCCGGGACAGCCCATGTTACCCGGACCTCTCCACTCCAGGCTCCTCCAAAAGCTTTTGGGGAAACGTGGCAGCACCCAGGGCTGGGTGTCACAGGGAAATCTGGCCCTGGGCAGGTGATTCTGTATCAGCGCTGGTTGCAAAGGCGTGGAGCTGGGTGCCATAACCACAGGACTGTACAAACACAGATAAACACAGGTCCGAGCAGCCTCCCCAGCTCTTGATGGATGGGGAGCAGCCGGCCATCACAGCCCCATGTGCTGGTTTCTGAACATCAcaagccccacagcccccatcCTCCCTGCTCTGAGCTATCTGGGCACATCACTTGCTTTTCTGGGTGCCTTTTAGGTGCCTCCTGTCCCTCCTCCACCTCCATGTCTCCCTCCTCTTTTCAGCCCTCCAGGGTCTCTCACTCTGCAGCAGCACGAGGGGGGCCAGCCCCGGTAAAGAGCTCAgaccagcactgctgcagacaAATCCTGGCTGCAGCCAGCTCCCAGTGCAGCACCCCAAACCCATAGGGTtgcctttccccctccttttaCACCACAAGAAGGTTACAAGGTGTTATCAGCAAAGCTCAGCAGGTGGGACCGGTCAGGGTTGAAGGGGACAGGCAGCAATTGCCCCCCAGGGGTGGGCAGCCCTGGCTGTCGGCAGCGGAACACTGCCTGCTTCCCTACGCCTGATCTGCCTTTGCCAGCCTCATTAGAAAAGCTGGGGAAGCCCAAATTTTGCCCCAGCAAGAGGAAACACTGAGCATGCTCTGGGTAGTAGCAAGGCAGCCCTGAGGGGAGCTTAGCCCTGACCCTGGGGAAGAAATGAAGGGAGCCATAAAGGGACGAGTGGCAAAGGACCAAGGGGAGAACACAGACAAGGAGAAAATGGAAGCGTAAATAACTGTAAAGAATAAAACTCGGGAGAGAAAAGGACAGAGTCTAGGGGAGGGGCCCAGCACATTTCTGAGCCTAAGCCGGGGACCGCAGGCATGTCCAGATTTGCCGTTAGAGCCGACAATTGCCCAACGCAGCCCAGGGGGCTGAGTCAGGGCTAGGCACTGGCTGTGCTGGGAAGGGCGGTGGCTGCGGGGTGCGGTTCATAACCACCCCGGCTCCTGCTTTGCCACATCGCACCGAGGCTGTGCTGAGGACCGAGCCCCCTCCTTGCACCCCAGCCATGGTGAGTGAAtcggggcagggagggagaggcagCTCCGTAAGGGCAGGAGGGCGATGGGAGAGAAGCATTTCCCACAAGCGGCCCCAGAGCCGAAGGCGAAACGTACTTTGGCATGAGAAAGAGGAAATGGTGCCAAGGGCTGAGCTAAATCTCTGCCAGGGAGGGAGCCTGGGCACAAGAAGAGGGTGCCGAGCTAGAGAGGGAGGGCAGTGTCCCTGCAGGGGTGGGGGACTAGGGGGTTGTATATGTGGTTGTTTCCTgacaccccctcccctcctttaTTCCTACTGATGTTTCTGATGCCCATCATCCAATTCGGGGCTACAGTTCTGCCTCCACTGTCccatccccccgcccccagcaccAGGGTAGGGGGGTGCAGAGGAGCCAAGAGCCGAGGACCTGTGGCTGAGGGCGGAAGCAACTCAGCTCCTCTCCCATTAACCAAAAAAGGTTGAACTGAGCCTCATGCAGGGCAGGATGGGACAGGGAGTCCCCTGGATGCTGAGGTTAGGCAGGGAAGGGTGGATTCCtcccccagctctccctgcacTGCCCTTCCCCAAAGTCTAGAGCcatggggaggggaaagagccCCACATCCCCCACACCTCCCTCACCTTGCCCTATCCATCCCCACTGGAGAAGCCCATAGGCCAGCCCAGATCTGTCCCTGCCCGGAGGCAGTAGTTTGGCAAGCCAACTCTGCTCAAATTTTTCTCTCATGACTCAGAGTTTCTCCTCTGTccagacaggacagggggaggGAAAGCGGGAGGCACGCTTATCTTTCCAGAAAAGCAGCCCCAGCAAAGCCGTGCTGGAGAGCACGGAAAAAACTAGCACATCGCTGTGGTTGCAGCGCAAGCTCTTCCCAGTCCAGGACGCTCCTCCGATGGGAACTGACATCTCCCCAGGGGATTTTCCATGAACCACTCCCCAATCCTCTGGGTCCTTCCTGCACCACAGTGCTGTGTCAAGGCGTCAGAGAAATTAATaccaaagaaaaatgcagctggaCAGGTTGGGCATAGGAGACTCCTCGAGGAAAGCAACTGCAGGAGGCCCCACTCAGCCCAACCTTCCTCCAGAAATAGAGCCAGGTTCCTCTTCTGCAAGCCCAGAGCTCCCTGCAACACTCACCTGAACTTGCTCTTGGctcctgcagcccacggagacTGAACGCTGCATCGAGTCCCTGCTAGCCGTCTTCCAGCGGTACGCAGGGCGTGAAGGGGACAACTGCACACTCTCCAAGAAGGAGTTCCTGGCCTTCATGAACACTGAGCTGGCTGCCTTCACAAAGGTGAGCAAAAATAGAGTCTCCCGTGGCATGCACTTCAGCCCCCGGGACAGCAATTAAAGCCTCTGCCTCCACAAGCACCATGGGGTAGGCGATGGGAAGAGCTCACTCCCATCAGAAGCCAGAGTGTGGCCTGACAAGAGTTGGCCTGACTGAATTCTGCCTTCCTCTGCCAGTCCCTCTCCACTGGTGATGAACTCAGCAGCTGCAGTTCCACACCTAGGGCAGGGGGTTCTTTGCAGAGGGGCATCTTTGCCTCGAGGCAGACATCGATTCCCATCTCTTTGGTCTTTTGCAGAACCAGAAGGACCCAGGTGTCGTGGACAGGATGATGAAGAAACTCGATTTGAATAGTGACGGGCAGCTGGATTTCCAGGAGTTCCTGAACCTCATCGGGGGCATTGCAGTGGCCTGCCACAATTCCCTGCTTGTTAACACCCCTCGCCCCTAGACCTGGCTCCTGTGTCTCCCCCACCACTGTGAACATTCCTCAAAAAAGACCGATGCAAAGCTGGAAGCAGTGCCCTTAAGATGGGGACATCCCCAGtcctcatttttatgtataaaataaaagGTTTAAAATCCTAGCGTAAGGCatggttttatttcagcatcATCAGTGAGGAGAAACCACTAGGAAAGCAGTCCAGCCACAAAGGGAGCAGGATCTCTAGGACATGCATGTTCTCATCCTTGTCACTGCCAGAAACTACAACCTGCCTGGCTTTGGAGATCCTCCAGCCTGTTAAGTACCATGGGGAAAGGTACAGTAATACTAAAGGGTACAACTACACAAGGTAAATGCAAAGACAGGAGCATTACCAATAAGGATAATTTGAGCACTGGCAACAGCAATTACACATTAATAATTGGCAGaagcagcctctgctggcaTGATAAATTATTTCAGGACTACAGCCTCCATTTTCTGGAAACTTCAAAACCCACCAA
This genomic window from Haliaeetus albicilla chromosome 10, bHalAlb1.1, whole genome shotgun sequence contains:
- the TCHH gene encoding trichohyalin, whose protein sequence is MSRFLDSISTIISVFHKHAKEDGDSSNLSQRKMKEFIQREFADIIDKPHDPQTIDKILQFLEWDGDREIDFNEFLLLVFRVAKACYWYLPKGPCLLQRTKLTTSGKSLREPDIKNRGSRQQLQEEEQQTCESKYHPPCEPELQRDTRINELETLEEMGSHHQQHNTQSRNDAKLSSKPGESTPQEYEERNQKPRDQQKSQNRRQPLEPDRRGDVQHRKCSSLQAQEARLKEDERQNQEVLQPEQLADVRSHSQSCEPQALPNRWSSHQPHETALPAYDQKTQQPQRADIGSHNQPRKPELGTKKRSRYHVRELEQKALEHSSHEPHEPECRDSKNTHQSYIQKPLQLHHRYYETSNPRKQNSEKGKKQEHESEYQKGERDIHLNQEWEKQEDTRRKEPIQNKRTDLQQEQELELYKHRSQLIGETEEQGATTNQKETRERRDRQTRQPKDDGRRQCASVRYEKTRETAEVEAEADVEIQRVSRELEPREDVERRDRPRERNEPEDERRICRGREREEPVCDRRIDRQRELDLELYERRTHLTRETEEQGATTNQKETRERRDRQTRQPKDDGRRQRASVRYEKTRETAEAEAEADVKIQHVSRELEPREDLERRDLPRELNEPEDERRICRAGEKEEPMCNRRIDRQRELDLELYERRTHLTRETEEQGATTNQKETRERRDRQTRQPEDDGRRQRESVRYERIRETAEIEAEADVEIQRVSQELEPRQDVERRDRPHEHNELEDERRICRGREREEPVRERRIDRQRELDLELYERRTHLTRETEEQGATTNQRETRERCDRQTREPEDDGRRQRESVRYERTRETAEVEAEADRVSRELEPREDVERRDRPRERNEPEDERRICRGREREEPVRDRRIDRQRELDLELYERRTHLTRETEEQGATTNPKETRERRDRQTRELEDDGRRQRESVRYERIRETAEIEAEADVEIQRVSRELEPRQDVERRDRPHEHNELEDERRICRGREREEPVRDRRIDRQRELDLELYERRSHLTRETEEQGATTNPKETRERRDRQTRQPKDNGRRQRASVRYERTRETAEVEAEADVEIQRVSRELEPREDLERRDRPRERNEPEDERRICRGREREEPVRDRRIDRQRELDLELYEHRSRMMGEIEEQGGTTNQRETRERHDHQTREPEDDGRRQRESVRYEKTRETAEAEAEADVEIQRVSRELEPREDLERRDRPRERNEPEDERRICRGREREEPVRDRRIDRQRELDLELYERRTHLTRETEEQGATTNPKETRERRDRQTRQPKDDGRRQRALVRYEKTRETAEVEAEADVEIQRVSRELEPREDVERRDRPRERNEPEDERRICRGREREEPVRDRRIDRQRELDLELYERRSHLTRETEEQGATTNQKETRERRDRQTRQPKDNGRRQRASVRYEKTRETAEAEAEADVEIQRVSRELEPREDLERRDLPRERNEPEDERRICRAGEKEEPVCDRRIDRQRELDLELYERRTHLTRETEEQGATTNQKETRERRDRQTRQPEDDGRRQRASVRYEMTRETAEAEAEANVEIQRVSRELEPREDLERRDLPRERNEPEDERRICRGREREEPVRDRRIDRQRELDLELYERRTHLTRETEEQGATTNPKETRERRDRQTREPEDDGRRQRESVRYERIRETAEVEAEADVEIQRVSRELEPHEDVERRDRPRERNEPEDERRICRGREREEPVRDRRIDRQRELDLELYKRRSHLTRETEEQGATTNQKETRERRDRQTREPEDDGRRQRESVRYERIRETAEAEAEANVEIQRVSRELEPREDVERRDLPRERNEPEDERRICRGREREEPVRDRRIDRQRELDLELYERRSHLTRETEEQGATTNPKETRERRDRQTRQPKDNGRRQRESVRYERTRETAVAAAEAKVEIQRVSRELEPREDVERRDLPRERNEPEDEKRICRGREREQPVRDRRIDRQRELDLELYERRSHLTRETEEQGATTNQRDTLERRDRQTRQPKDNGRRQRESVRYERTRETAEVEAEADVEIQRVSRELEPREDVERRDLPRERNEPEDERRICRGREREKPVRDRRIDRQQELDLDVYDRRSCLMREMEEQGVMGSRRDTRKRSSLHLLEEEQEREILQHYQANKLLCEPSECTASESSEGQEWQNHRLLHEEEGHEPNGCPTHEDEEQRRKRSLYQTIEVDNRHLSPPGEQLSVTDMRVCYIPAEPDVRPEVQVAPQPCEPQTIACLIHVIQNLNDPEATTYEIVCHQPHDLGQPIYVKKCYMSPQLPAVPCDRSNHPEPLPQRDERETGEPETPQQGSTPAFSSQENRGDLNEPQERSETGVKEGAHQASASKPDGVKGDSCQAKPKAERRDSQHPTMPDAEEKEHQPQGDGSKPAREQVLQEPESSCQVSKHEDREAKSCPSLPQAPEPQEACEPGQRATKESRSQPPWRDEASHCHEDAEVSLPEKSRQPRQENGKGSSQQVSNAQPQQEEEPHLCSKQSQGPPSPPVSEEAPSRPARDEAKAS
- the S100A11 gene encoding protein S100-A11, translating into MPTETERCIESLLAVFQRYAGREGDNCTLSKKEFLAFMNTELAAFTKNQKDPGVVDRMMKKLDLNSDGQLDFQEFLNLIGGIAVACHNSLLVNTPRP